From a single Streptomyces liliifuscus genomic region:
- a CDS encoding VOC family protein, whose product MSGEPTFFEIGVADPERGRAFYGSLLGWTFEPGTSEGGGFAIGTGGVPGGMHGGDAGASPYLFFRVDDLDAAVARVRDLGGTVEDLGDGGDSEESAARFGRFKLCRDDQGSAFGLHEPPK is encoded by the coding sequence ATGAGCGGCGAACCGACCTTCTTCGAAATCGGCGTGGCGGACCCCGAGCGGGGCCGCGCCTTCTACGGATCCCTCCTCGGCTGGACCTTCGAACCCGGCACGTCCGAAGGCGGAGGCTTCGCCATCGGCACCGGCGGAGTGCCGGGCGGAATGCACGGCGGCGACGCCGGAGCCTCCCCCTACCTCTTCTTCCGGGTGGACGACCTCGACGCCGCCGTCGCTCGGGTCCGTGACCTGGGCGGCACGGTGGAAGACCTGGGCGACGGCGGCGACAGCGAAGAGTCGGCCGCCCGGTTCGGCCGCTTCAAGCTGTGCCGCGACGACCAGGGCTCCGCCTTCGGACTGCACGAACCGCCGAAGTGA